In Leptolyngbya sp. O-77, the genomic window AGATAGCAGCACTCAGGGCCAAATCATCTCTATCGCAATCAGGCTTACATCCAAGCCCTACGGGCAGACGGTACCTGTGATCGTGGGGACGCTGCCAATGCCGCCTTCGCACAGCAGCGCCAGGGTGGTGGCGCTACCATCAGAAGCAGGTGCAATCCAGACCTTGCCAGCATAGCCCTTCAGCGTTGCAGTCGGGGTAGCGGTGGTGGTTGCCACTGCGCTTGTACCCGCACCTGTGCCGCTAGAGGCGTAGGTGTAGTTCTTGGTGTTGCTGATGCCCAGTTCTAGGTTGCTGAGCGCACCGAAGGTGTTCTTCTCCAGGAAGTAGGCTTGCTGACCGCGGTTGATGGAACCAACGTAGGTTTGAGCTTCAGACTGGCGAGCCTTGTTGGCTTGGTTCAGGAAGGAGGGCAGTGCGATAGCGGACAGGATACCGATGATGATGATCACCACCAGCAGTTCAATCAGCGTGAAGCCTTCTTCGCCCTTTTTCTTATCGATCAGGTGCTGCAAAAACTTCGCTTTCAGTTCAGTCTTCATAGGGTAGAGTCTCCTTGAGGTTGCGGGATACTGGGTTTCTAACTCCTAGCGTTAATTTGCCCAGCTTGCGTTAGTTTCATATCAGGGGTCTCAAAAATTTTCTGGGATTTTCTGAGAAGCTGAAAGCCTTGCAGTGTCAGGAATCTAACTCGGTGAGTACGTATAAAAACGCATCAAGTCGGTTCAACAAGTTTTGTACCCTGGCAAATGCAGTGTTCTCACTGAGTGGCTCCAGGGTTGCCCAGTCTATGGGCTGAATCTGTTGCCAGCGCTGGGTTAGGGCGGCGACGGTCTGGGGCCCGTCCCACAGGGGCAGCAGGCAAGCGGTTTCCAGGGCAGTCAGCAAAACGGGTCCCATTGCGGGCAGGTCGATGTAGCGGGTTAGCTCGAAGGGTTGACTGGTTTCAATCTGGGCGATCGCCGCTTCTCGGATCGGCGCAGCCCGCAACACCGGATGCAGGTGAACCCGGGCCCATCGCCATGCTTCATCGTCCCAGGCATCGACAGGAATCCCCGGCGGGTCAGCATCCACCCGCACACACCAAACATCCAGCAGGCGATTCACGGGATGGAGGAGTTCATACATCCGCAGTTGATCGGACGGCTCAGCAGCCATCAGGCTCATGCCCCACAGCGCGGGCAGGTCGTCGCAGTCCTTAAACAGGTCGGGCACTTGCCAGTGCCGCCAGTTCACCATGCTGAGAAACTCCAGCTTGGCCGCACCCAGCAGGTCAAACACATCGGGAATTGTGAAGCCTTTGTCCCCCGTCAGCAGATGATTTGCCAAAATGCTGCCGTCGCTTTCGGGGCATTCATATTCAGGCTTCCAGGCGTGCTGCTTCAGCACCACATCCGGCTTTAGGGCTTTCATCGTGTTGATCACCACCTGCACGGCCTCGCTCTGGGAGGTTTCTGGCTTCATCAGCCCGATCGCCCGAAAGAGCTCTTGCGCTCGATAAAACGCATGGCGCTGGAGGGCACTGTGCAGGTTCACCCGCAAAATGCCGTCGGGCTTGAGGACGCTGGTCATAGCCTGTAATGCTGCCAGCGGGTCGGGCACCAGATACAGCGTCTCGTCGCAGTTGATGTAGTCAAAATGGATTCCCAAACTGGGCAAATCTTCGATCAGCAGCGTGTAAAACTCTGTGTTGGGAATTTGGTGATAGTCGAGCCGCTGCCTCGCCAGCTTGACCGACTCTTCCGACAGGTCAACGCCGATGATCGTCGCCCCCGGATTGGCGATCGCCAGCAGATGCGCCTTGTAGCCCGTCCCACAGCCCGCGTCCAGAATCACCTTGCCTACGGTATCCACCGCCCGCCGATAGCGCAGGTAGTAAGGCGTGACCATGCTATGCACAAACTGCATATCGTAATCCGCCACGGGTGATTGGTCGAGCGGAATCCGGGGATAGGGCGCGTTGTCAAACTGGGCGCGGAGTTCGTCGAGGGGGGAGAGCATAGAGGTATCGGGATGTGGCGGGGTGATGGGTTAGCGGACTGGTGGGGTGGCAGGGGTGGCGGGGTGGCGGGGTGACGGGGTGACGGGGTGACGGGGTGGTTTACTCCAACACTCCAACACTCCAACACTCCCCCCTCTCCCCCCTCTCTCTCCCTCCCCCTCCCTCGCGCTAAGACTCAACCAGCACAAACAAACACCGCTCTAGTCGCTTGATTAGCTCCACGATTTGCCCCAGGGCAGTGTCTGCGGTCATAGGTTCCAGGCTGGGCAGTTGGACGGGGTGGAAGCGCTGATATTGATGGGCGATCGCCGCGATGGAGTGCGGCCCGTCCCACAGCGGCAGCAACGAGAGTGCCTGACTGCTGCTCAGCACCACGGGCGTTGGCGAAACCTGGCTGAGGTGGCGATTTATTTCAAACGGCTGAGAAGCCTGACACGCCGCCAATAGTGCCTGACGCACTCGCTCGGTGCGGAGTTGGGGGATGCAGGTGCAGGGTCGCCCGCTGCCAGTCGCTCAGCGCCCAGTTTTGCAATGTCCGGTCTGGGGGCGAGTCGGGCGGTTCCGCTTCGGTGGCAACGCCGCACCAGGCATCCAGCAGGCGATGCACCGGATTCAGCAGTTCGTAGAAATAAAGCTGGTCTTCGATCGAGCAATTGGGCACCAGTTGGTTCCACGGCTCCGGCAGTGCATGGGGATTTTGGAACAGGTCGCGCAAATCCCAATGCAGCCAGTTCACCATGCTGATCAATTCTAGGTCTGCCGACTTTAGCAACCCGAACAGATCAGGAATGGTATAGCCCTTGTCGCCCAGCAGCAGATGATCGACCAGCACACCCTCTGGCTGCTGCTGATAAATTGGGTGCCAGGTGGTGGTTTTCAGCACGACGTGATCCTTGAGGGCGTTCATGGTTTCATGCACCAGTCCCACCTCCAAATCCGTTGGATTGTCGTCCATCAGCCCCAGCATCTGAAACAGGGCTTGCGCCTGATAGTAGCGGCGGCGCTGATAGGCGCTGTGCAGGTTTACCCGCAAGATGCCGTCAGGTTTTAGCACCGACCGCATTGCCTGCAACCCTGCCAGCGGATCGGGCAGCAGATACAGCACCTCATCGCAGTTGATGTAGTCGAACTGTATCCCCGAGGTTGGGCAAGTCTTCGATCAGGGCCGGCGTAGCACTCTACCTGATCAAACCCGTGATGCGCCAGCCCGTTGCTGAGTCATCTCCACTGACTTTTTCCGACAAGTCCATGCCCACAATCTTTGCGCCCGGATTTGCCTCCGCCAGCATCAGGCACTTGTAGCCACTGCCGCAGCCCGCATCTAAAATCAGCCGATCTTGCGGATCGATTACTCGACCTTCGCGGCGGTAATACGCCGTTATCAGGCTGTGCTTGAATAGGGAATTTGGATCGTCCTTGGGCGACTGATCCAGCGGCACACGCGGATAGGGCGCGTGGTCAAATTGCTGGCGGATTTTGTCCAGGGCTTTCGGGGGGGGAGCATTTGGAGTGCTGGGGGTGTTGGGGTGTTAGGGTGTTGGAGTAAGGGAAAGGTTACTTTAACTGAACAAAGTCGCTTCTAATCCAGCCGACAGCGCCTGATACTGGAAATTTGACCTTGTACCAACTTTGACCGTCCTTACCAATTGTGTTGTCCAAAATCAAAACTTCGTCACCAACTAGACCATAGCGCCGGGGTTGGAATATCTGTGCTTGGTACTCTCGCAGATTAATTCTGGCTGATGCATCCTCAGCCATCAGAATTCCAGTCGAACCGCCATGGGGAGTTAGGGCCGATATCTCACCAACTTGGTTTATGGAACGGGGTTGACCATCGCAACCAGCATACTCAGCGGACGAAAATTTTGCTTCGTAATGTACTAGCAGTTGCTCTAAGGGAATTGTGTAGTTGTTAGCTGCATACACAGACTGAGCAAGCCGTGCTGAGTTGCCTGAATGCTCTAGAATTTCCTCGCAAGCATAACGAAGTGCAATTTCAACGCCACCCCTGAGCCTCCCCAATTTTGTATGGTTTTGCGGGCGTAACTAGATACGCTACCCCGGTTGACGATTAATTACTTCGTAGAATCTTTCACGGAAGCGTTCCTTGCTAGAGCTGGCTTTAGGGCTTGCAGGCATTGCTGCGGATTCTGGGGATGGCGATTCTACTGGCTGAGATGGTGGGGATGCTTGAGCCTGCTGGACTGTGGTTTGTACTGCGGTCTGAGTGGAAACGTTTTGTACGTTAGAGCCATTAGGTTCTATAAAGCGACCAATGAGAACCCAAGGTAAAATTCCCATTGCTGTTGCAAATGCTTTCTCGTTTCTTCCCAGCTTTTTTGCAAATAGCCATGTCAGTGGAATTCCGAAATATGGCATCAGAAAACTAAAAATTGACCAAACAATGGTGCCAGTTAGTTTGGTCTCCTGCTCGGCTGTGAGTTTTTTGGGTTGATCGGGTGAATGCTGCTCTGGGTTCATGGCAATAATTGCTAAAAATCTTAAGGTTGCTTAGGCGCTAAGTTTTCTGCTGAAGAAGTTGCTCCTCAGCAGTTGACTTTGTAATTAGGTTTCCCAGAGAAGAAGGAAATGCGCTGTAAACCAAAGATTCACTCAAATTTTGCCAGAAGCGGTTTTAATCGTGAATCTACGCTTTATTTGCCTTTTCATAAAGCTGTTTCAAAATTGGAATCTTGCGGTATTGATCGGGCTGGACGGCTGCCCAGTTGATGCCAGTGGGTTTTGGGAAGGTGTGATGAGTAGCGATCGCCCCTTCTGGTGTCACAACCCAATCCAGCGGCCAGTCGTGGGGTTCTACAGGCAGTTTATCCGCATCCACAAGTTGCAGCGGGTGGATGGTAGTGACGATTTGCGTGTCGGGTTTTAGCAGGTTGAACTGTTGCAGCATAGCCAGTTCCAGGTCGGCGAAGCCTGCACCTTTGCCTGTGCGCCCGCCTGCGGTCGTAGCGGCGACGCTGCCCACGACGACCAGATCAATCGGCTGCATCTCGTCAAAGCTGACCAGTCGCCCGTGGATTAGCGCCTGACGCATGGCGGCCACCTGCTTGAACGGGATGCCCTGCCGTTGCAGTGTGGCAGGGTCGAGTTCCACAAAGCACTGGCGGCGGGTGAGGCGCGGCACGGCCATATAGAGTCGCTTGCCGTCTTGCAGCGCCCGCAGCCGCACGGGGGCTTGCGGTCGGTCGGGGTTGCACTTGACGACCTGCGCCTGCTGCCAGATGGGTAGGGCAGCAAGCTGCTCGGCGGCGGCTTCGGCTCCGGCAAAGTGGGGGATGTGGCCCACTGGGTCGCGGAGGGCTGCGCCGCTGTCTTTCAGGCTTTGCCAGACCGAGTTCCGCAGTTGGGCTTTGGCGGGATGGCGATCGCCCCATTCCACAGTAGGCAAACTGGCGCTGGAGTCAGCAGGGGTATCCATTACCCGCTCGACCCCAGCATGATGATGAGCTGTACGCCGGAACTGTCGATCTGGTCGCGCAGTTCTGCCATTGTTTTGAGGGTGACAGGTTCTACCCAGTCGGGCGCGATCTCTGCCAGCGGCCACAGCACAAAGGCGCGATCGCGCATTCGGGGATGGGGCAGTTGTAGGGTCGGCGTGTTGACCATGCGGTTGCCATAGAGCAAGAGATCCAGATCCAGCAGCCTCGCCCCCCAGCGCTCTCGCCGCACTCGCCCAAACTGCTGCTCAATTTCCAGCAGCACGCTCAGCAAGGTATCGGGTGGCAGCAGCGTGTAAACCAACATGCAGGCATTGATATAGTCTGGCTGGGGCGGGCCGACGGGGGCAGTTTTATACAAATGCGATCGCTCGATGAGTTGCACACCAGGAACGCGGGCGATCGCCTCAATTGCCGACTCGACAATTGCGATCGAATCGCCCAAATTGCTGCCGAGGGCGATCGCCGCCCGCACTGCATTCGGCAACTCAAATTCATCAATCATGGAAAACTATGGAAATGAATCAGGAGAATTACCAAGTGGGGTCAACGTAGAGGTTGATGGTGAGCTGGGTCGCCCCTGCGGGAACTGCACTAATGCAGGCACACACCGACTCGTCGCCATTCACCTCCACTTCGCAAGCATGACAGGACCCCATCAAACAGCCTGTGGGAATCATCACACCCGCCCGTTCTGCCACTTCCAGCAGCGGCTCACCAGGGTCTGCCTGCACCGTCACGTCGTCGGGCAAAAAGTGAATCTCTACACTCATGTCTAAGCTCGGGGGCGACTTGGATCAGCTATCTAAATTGGATCAGCTATCTAAATTGGATCAGCTATCTAAATAAGACGACAGCGCCGATAAATCCAGATAAGACTCAAAGGCATCAGCCAGTGAGTCTAGCATAGACTCTCGCTGCTCTCGATAGTTAGAAACGCCCGTTGGTAGAGACTTGAGACCACGCTGCTGGCGCAGCCGATTCAGCCAGGCCCGCCGCCACGCGCCATTGTCGAAAATGCCGTGCAGATAAGTCCCCCAGAGCGACTGGGTAGAGTCCACCAGCCCTAAATTGCGATCGTCAAACAGCGGTTTGAAAACAGGCCCCTCCGGGTCCTGGTCGGCATCGGCCAGATGGGTGCGTCCCTGGTGAATTTCGTAGCCCAGCACCGGCAGCCCCACCTGCGGAAAATTAGACGTGACCTGTCGCTGCCGCGCTACTTTTTGCCCTGTAATTACCGTCTTAATCGGCAGCAGACCCAGCCCCTTATAGCGACCTTCCTGACCTTCCACACCTTCTGGATCAGCCAGCATCGTGCCCATCATTTGATAGCCGCCGCAAATGCCTAACACCGTTCCGCCCGCAGCGGCGTATTTCTGAATCGCCTCGGCCAGCCCCGTGCGCTGGAGGGCGATCAGGTCGGGAATGGTGGTCTTGGAACCGGGCAAAATCACCGCGTCGGGATAGCCGAGAGAATCTTTCAGTCCGATATATTTCACTGAAACAGTAGGTTCCGCCTCTAGCGGGTCAAAATCGGTAAAGTTTGAAATGCGCGGCAGGCGAATCACGGCAATCGTCACCTCGTTGCCGCCGCTCTGTTGCCCCCGGTCAAACAACGAGAGCGAGTCTTCTGCCGGAAAGGAATGCTCCATCCAGGGAATCACCCCCAGAACCGGAATGCCCGTCCGCTCCTCTAGCCAGGTGAGTCCGGGGTCGAGCAGCGCCTTTTGCCCACGAAACTTGTTGATAATGATGCCTTTCACCAGGGCGCGTTCCTCTGGCTCCATCAGCTCTAGCGTGCCGACGATCTGGGCAAACACGCCCCCTCGTTCAATATCGGCAATCAGCAGGGTCGGCGCGTTGAGGTGGTTGGCCACGCGCATATTGGTCAGGTCACGCTCTTTCAGGTTAACCTCGACGGGGCTGCCTGCACCCTCGCACACTATGAGGTCGAATTCTTCGCTCAGCCGAGCCAGAGATTCTTCGATCGCCTGCCAGCCTGGCTCGAAATATTCGGCGTAATAGTCAGCCGCACTGACCCGCCCGACCGGCCGTCCCTTCAGCACCACCTGCGAAGTCATATCGCCCTGGGGCTTGAGCAAGATGGGGTTCATCTCCACGCGGGGCGCAACACCCGCTGCCCAGGCTTGCACTGCTTGAGCATGACCAATTTCTCCACCTGTCGCTGTGACGTAGGCATTGAGCGCCATGTTTTGCCCCTTGAAAGGCGCAACCCGCCAGCCCCGGCGACTCAGGATGCGGCACAGGGCCGCCGTCAGCATAGACTTTCCGACATGAGACGCGGTTCCTACCACCATGATGGCTTTCATCCAAGACCTCCGAAAGAGCGTAGGCGAGCAGGGGCGATGTGCGTGAACAAGGTGCGAAGCAGGGTACGGGCGCAGGAATAGATAGTTTCGAGATGTTTTGACTCGCTGTTTTGATTTACAGCCTATGAAGCAAGAAAACCTGAAAGACTGGCGGAAATCTTCGGAGCGGAGATGAGCTATTGGAGCCAGGCAGGTGGACGAAACCAGCGAGATAGCAGATTGGCGAGGCGATCGCCTAGGGTTGGGGCAGGAATGCGGCTACGCTCG contains:
- a CDS encoding class I SAM-dependent methyltransferase, with translation MLSPLDELRAQFDNAPYPRIPLDQSPVADYDMQFVHSMVTPYYLRYRRAVDTVGKVILDAGCGTGYKAHLLAIANPGATIIGVDLSEESVKLARQRLDYHQIPNTEFYTLLIEDLPSLGIHFDYINCDETLYLVPDPLAALQAMTSVLKPDGILRVNLHSALQRHAFYRAQELFRAIGLMKPETSQSEAVQVVINTMKALKPDVVLKQHAWKPEYECPESDGSILANHLLTGDKGFTIPDVFDLLGAAKLEFLSMVNWRHWQVPDLFKDCDDLPALWGMSLMAAEPSDQLRMYELLHPVNRLLDVWCVRVDADPPGIPVDAWDDEAWRWARVHLHPVLRAAPIREAAIAQIETSQPFELTRYIDLPAMGPVLLTALETACLLPLWDGPQTVAALTQRWQQIQPIDWATLEPLSENTAFARVQNLLNRLDAFLYVLTELDS
- a CDS encoding type IV pilin-like G/H family protein, which codes for MKTELKAKFLQHLIDKKKGEEGFTLIELLVVIIIIGILSAIALPSFLNQANKARQSEAQTYVGSINRGQQAYFLEKNTFGALSNLELGISNTKNYTYASSGTGAGTSAVATTTATPTATLKGYAGKVWIAPASDGSATTLALLCEGGIGSVPTITGTVCP
- the folK gene encoding 2-amino-4-hydroxy-6-hydroxymethyldihydropteridine diphosphokinase; this translates as MIDEFELPNAVRAAIALGSNLGDSIAIVESAIEAIARVPGVQLIERSHLYKTAPVGPPQPDYINACMLVYTLLPPDTLLSVLLEIEQQFGRVRRERWGARLLDLDLLLYGNRMVNTPTLQLPHPRMRDRAFVLWPLAEIAPDWVEPVTLKTMAELRDQIDSSGVQLIIMLGSSG
- a CDS encoding 5-formyltetrahydrofolate cyclo-ligase, which gives rise to MDTPADSSASLPTVEWGDRHPAKAQLRNSVWQSLKDSGAALRDPVGHIPHFAGAEAAAEQLAALPIWQQAQVVKCNPDRPQAPVRLRALQDGKRLYMAVPRLTRRQCFVELDPATLQRQGIPFKQVAAMRQALIHGRLVSFDEMQPIDLVVVGSVAATTAGGRTGKGAGFADLELAMLQQFNLLKPDTQIVTTIHPLQLVDADKLPVEPHDWPLDWVVTPEGAIATHHTFPKPTGINWAAVQPDQYRKIPILKQLYEKANKA
- a CDS encoding 2Fe-2S iron-sulfur cluster-binding protein, giving the protein MSVEIHFLPDDVTVQADPGEPLLEVAERAGVMIPTGCLMGSCHACEVEVNGDESVCACISAVPAGATQLTINLYVDPTW
- a CDS encoding methyltransferase domain-containing protein, translating into MPLDQSPKDDPNSLFKHSLITAYYRREGRVIDPQDRLILDAGCGSGYKCLMLAEANPGAKIVGMDLSEKVSGDDSATGWRITGLIR
- the cobQ gene encoding cobyric acid synthase CobQ, whose product is MKAIMVVGTASHVGKSMLTAALCRILSRRGWRVAPFKGQNMALNAYVTATGGEIGHAQAVQAWAAGVAPRVEMNPILLKPQGDMTSQVVLKGRPVGRVSAADYYAEYFEPGWQAIEESLARLSEEFDLIVCEGAGSPVEVNLKERDLTNMRVANHLNAPTLLIADIERGGVFAQIVGTLELMEPEERALVKGIIINKFRGQKALLDPGLTWLEERTGIPVLGVIPWMEHSFPAEDSLSLFDRGQQSGGNEVTIAVIRLPRISNFTDFDPLEAEPTVSVKYIGLKDSLGYPDAVILPGSKTTIPDLIALQRTGLAEAIQKYAAAGGTVLGICGGYQMMGTMLADPEGVEGQEGRYKGLGLLPIKTVITGQKVARQRQVTSNFPQVGLPVLGYEIHQGRTHLADADQDPEGPVFKPLFDDRNLGLVDSTQSLWGTYLHGIFDNGAWRRAWLNRLRQQRGLKSLPTGVSNYREQRESMLDSLADAFESYLDLSALSSYLDS